In Populus nigra chromosome 1, ddPopNigr1.1, whole genome shotgun sequence, one genomic interval encodes:
- the LOC133692419 gene encoding uncharacterized protein LOC133692419 isoform X3 → MGDFSIQITPELVNRFANDGEKLKKKTKKTKPKTQREPPLPKPKVNEKQLHDDSETRKRIASPGWPVQTPMYLPITQPVQPANAELDEIRSVIRESERVLQKLLKQEDNMVQKVTERAKDLRDKEFKLPYQKTMPCLADYDACKACYKEHANDILKCAPFTKSYYECVRRAKQQQNSADK, encoded by the coding sequence ATGGGTGATTTTTCTATTCAAATTACTCCAGAACTTGTTAATCGATTTGCTAATGATGGggagaaattaaagaagaaaacaaagaagactAAACCTAAGACCCAACGAGAACCTCCCCTGCCCAAACCTAAGGTGAATGAGAAACAGCTGCATGATGATTCTGAGACCCGCAAAAGGATTGCTTCTCCAGGATGGCCAGTTCAAACTCCAATGTACCTGCCAATAACCCAACCTGTACAGCCTGCAAATGCTGAGTTGGATGAGATTCGATCAGTCATTCGAGAGAGCGAGAGGGTTCTACAAAAGTTGCTGAAGCAGGAGGATAACATGGTGCAAAAAGTTACAGAAAGAGCCAAGGATCTTCGTGATAAGGAATTCAAGCTTCCATACCAGAAGACTATGCCCTGTTTGGCTGATTATGATGCTTGCAAGGCATGCTACAAGGAGCATGCTAATGATATTTTGAAATGTGCCCCCTTCACTAAGAGTTATTATGAATGTGTTCGCAGAGCTAAGCAGCAACAGAATTCAGCAGATAAGTAG
- the LOC133692419 gene encoding uncharacterized protein LOC133692419 isoform X2, producing the protein MIFLKQFLVSLLYFWGIAVMGDFSIQITPELVNRFANDGEKLKKKTKKTKPKTQREPPLPKPKVNEKQLHDDSETRKRIASPGWPVQTPMYLPITQPVQPANAELDEIRSVIRESERVLQKLLKQEDNMVQKVTERAKDLRDKEFKLPYQKTMPCLADYDACKACYKEHANDILKCAPFTKSYYECVRRAKQQQNSADK; encoded by the exons ATGATATTTCTTAAGCAGTTCCTT GtttctttgttatatttttGGGGAATTGCTGTTATGGGTGATTTTTCTATTCAAATTACTCCAGAACTTGTTAATCGATTTGCTAATGATGGggagaaattaaagaagaaaacaaagaagactAAACCTAAGACCCAACGAGAACCTCCCCTGCCCAAACCTAAGGTGAATGAGAAACAGCTGCATGATGATTCTGAGACCCGCAAAAGGATTGCTTCTCCAGGATGGCCAGTTCAAACTCCAATGTACCTGCCAATAACCCAACCTGTACAGCCTGCAAATGCTGAGTTGGATGAGATTCGATCAGTCATTCGAGAGAGCGAGAGGGTTCTACAAAAGTTGCTGAAGCAGGAGGATAACATGGTGCAAAAAGTTACAGAAAGAGCCAAGGATCTTCGTGATAAGGAATTCAAGCTTCCATACCAGAAGACTATGCCCTGTTTGGCTGATTATGATGCTTGCAAGGCATGCTACAAGGAGCATGCTAATGATATTTTGAAATGTGCCCCCTTCACTAAGAGTTATTATGAATGTGTTCGCAGAGCTAAGCAGCAACAGAATTCAGCAGATAAGTAG
- the LOC133694896 gene encoding uncharacterized protein LOC133694896, producing MVRGRDACWEHCVLVDATRQKVRCNYCHREFSGGVYRMKFHLAQIKNKDIVPCAEVPDDVRDHIRVILSTPKKQKTPKKLRVDRAAIAQQNSSSASGGAHPNHGSSGQHGSTGPSLLFPRPSPSAQPEVDDARKKKQDDADKKIAVFFFHNSIPFSASKSIYYQEMVDAIAECGAGYRAPSYEKLRSTLLEKVKDDIHDCYKKYRDEWKETGCTILCDSWSDGRNKSIIVISVTCPKGTLFLKSVDVSGHEDDTTYLFELLESIVLEVGVENVVQVITDSATSYVYAGKLLMSKYNSLFWSPCASYCIDKMLEDIGKQEWMGMVLEEAKTITRYMYSHAWTLNMMRKFTGGSELIRPRISRSVADYLSLRAIVIQEDNLKNMFSQSECLSSMHCRHPEAQAIKSLLYQDRFWKSAHEAVSVSEPLIKILRIVDGDMPAMGYIYEGIERAKFAIKAYYKGIEEKYMPIWEIVDRGWNKQLHSPLQAAAAFLNPSIFYNPNLIDLRMRNGFQETMIKMATTDRDKIEITKEHPIYINAQGALGTEFAIMGRTLNSPGDWWAGYGYEIPTLQRVAIKILSQPCSSHWCRWNRSTFESVHTKKRNRAELEKFNDLLFAHCNLWLQAITQSHDGKCKPIIYDEIDVSSEWPTELEPSNPLLDDSWLDNLPLDCGGSP from the exons ATGGTTCGTGGAAGAGATGCATGTTGGGAGCACTGTGTTCTTGTGGATGCCACGAGACAGAAGGTTAGATGTAATTACTGTCATCGGGAGTTCAGTGGAGGGGTATACCGAATGAAGTTTCATTTGGCtcaaataaagaacaaagaTATAGTACCCTGTGCAGAAGTTCCAGATGATGTGCGGGATCACATTCGTGTTATATTAAGCACTCCCAAGAAGCAGAAAACTCCCAAGAAACTGAGGGTGGACCGGGCAGCCATTGCTCAACAAAATAGCTCTTCAGCTAGTGGTGGTGCACATCCTAACCATGGATCCAGTGGACAACATGGTAGCACCGGCCCCTCTTTGTTATTTCCACGTCCTTCACCTAGTGCACAGCCAGAAGTGGATGATGCTCGAAAGAAAAAGCAGGACGATGCTGATAAGAAAATTGCTGTGTTCTTCTTCCACAATTCTATTCCCTTTAGTGCTTCTAAATCCATATACTATCAGGAAATGGTGGATGCTATAGCAGAATGCGGGGCAGGTTATAGAGCTCcaagttatgaaaaattgagATCTACCCTCCTGGAAAAAGTGAAAGATGATATACATGACTGTTACAAGAAATACAGAGATGAGTGGAAAGAAACAGGTTGTACAATCTTGTGTGATAGCTGGTCTGATGGTAGGAACAAATCAATTATTGTTATTTCAGTCACATGCCCAAAAGGGACGCTATTTTTGAAGTCAGTTGATGTATCAGGTCATGAAGATGATACTACTTATTTGTTCGAGTTGCTTGAGTCAATTGTCTTGGAAGTTGGTGTGGAAAATGTTGTACAAGTAATAACAGATAGTGCAACCAGCTATGTATATGCAGGGAAGCTTCTCATGTCCAAATACAACTCATTGTTTTGGTCGCCTTGTGCTTCTTATTGTATTGATAAGATGTTGGAGGATATTGGTAAACAAGAGTGGATGGGGATGGTTTTGGAAGAGGCAAAGACCATTACACGCTATATGTATAGCCACGCATGGACTTTGAACATGATGAGGAAGTTCACTGGTGGAAGTGAACTGATCAGACCAAGAATTAGTAGATCTGTCGCTGATTATCTCTCCTTAAGGGCCATTGTTATTCAGGAGGACAATCTAAAGAACATGTTTTCACAATCAGAATGTCTATCATCCATGCATTGTAGACATCCTGAGGCTCAAGCTATCAAATCCTTGCTGTATCAAGATCGCTTTTGGAAGTCTGCACATGAAGCTGTCAGTGTGTCTGAACCTCTTATTAAAATTCTAAGGATTGTTGATGGGGACATGCCTGCGATGGGCTATATATATGAGGGAATAGAGAGGGCAAAGTTTGCAATCAAGGCATACTATAAGggtattgaagaaaaatatatgcCAATTTGGGAGATCGTTGATCGAGGATGGAATAAGCAGCTTCACTCCCCATTACAGGCAGCCGCAGCATTCCTTAATCCTTCAATTTTCTATAACCcgaatttgattgatttgagGATGAGGAATGGGTTTCAAGAAACTATGATAAAGATGGCTACAACAGATCGAGATAAAATAGAGATCACTAAAGAACACCCAATATACATAAATGCACAAGGCGCTCTTGGTACAGAATTTGCTATTATGGGAAGGACGCTGAATTCCCCAG GTGATTGGTGGGCTGGATATGGCTATGAAATCCCCACTCTGCAGAGAGTTGCAATAAAGATACTTAGCCAACCCTGTAGTTCCCACTGGTGCAGGTGGAATAGGAGCACCTTTGAGAGCGTACACACCAAGAAACGTAACAGGGCGGAGCTTGAAAAATTCAATGATTTGCTTTTTGCGCACTGCAATCTTTGGTTACAAGCCATTACCCAAAGTCATGATGGAAAATGTAAACCTATTATCTATGATGAAATAGATGTTAGTTCAGAATGGCCCACCGAGTTGGAACCTTCGAACCCTCTCTTGGATGATTCGTGGTTGGACAATTTGCCCCTTGATTGCGGAGGTAGTCCTTGA
- the LOC133692419 gene encoding uncharacterized protein LOC133692419 isoform X1 → MNCVLHTIHCRAWWAAFDSCLNVSLLYFWGIAVMGDFSIQITPELVNRFANDGEKLKKKTKKTKPKTQREPPLPKPKVNEKQLHDDSETRKRIASPGWPVQTPMYLPITQPVQPANAELDEIRSVIRESERVLQKLLKQEDNMVQKVTERAKDLRDKEFKLPYQKTMPCLADYDACKACYKEHANDILKCAPFTKSYYECVRRAKQQQNSADK, encoded by the exons ATGAATTGTGTCTTGCACACTATCCATTGTCGTGCCTGGTGGGCTGCCTTCGATTCGTGTTTAAAT GtttctttgttatatttttGGGGAATTGCTGTTATGGGTGATTTTTCTATTCAAATTACTCCAGAACTTGTTAATCGATTTGCTAATGATGGggagaaattaaagaagaaaacaaagaagactAAACCTAAGACCCAACGAGAACCTCCCCTGCCCAAACCTAAGGTGAATGAGAAACAGCTGCATGATGATTCTGAGACCCGCAAAAGGATTGCTTCTCCAGGATGGCCAGTTCAAACTCCAATGTACCTGCCAATAACCCAACCTGTACAGCCTGCAAATGCTGAGTTGGATGAGATTCGATCAGTCATTCGAGAGAGCGAGAGGGTTCTACAAAAGTTGCTGAAGCAGGAGGATAACATGGTGCAAAAAGTTACAGAAAGAGCCAAGGATCTTCGTGATAAGGAATTCAAGCTTCCATACCAGAAGACTATGCCCTGTTTGGCTGATTATGATGCTTGCAAGGCATGCTACAAGGAGCATGCTAATGATATTTTGAAATGTGCCCCCTTCACTAAGAGTTATTATGAATGTGTTCGCAGAGCTAAGCAGCAACAGAATTCAGCAGATAAGTAG